From the genome of Sphingobacterium kitahiroshimense, one region includes:
- the icd gene encoding NADP-dependent isocitrate dehydrogenase, translating into MASKITKSLDGPLQVPDQPIIPFIIGDGIGPDIWRASVRVFDRAVEVAYGGKRKIEWKEVLAGEKAFDETGAWLPEETLDVLKEYLVGIKGPLTTPIGGGIRSLNVALRKELDLFVCQRPTKWYEGVPSPVKHPEYVNMVIFRENTEDIYAGIEFASGTADATKIQDFLRTQLHVDYNFSNDTGVGIKLVSERGSKRLVRAAIEHALAHKLPSVTLVHKGNIMKFTEGAFKNWGYELAETEFAKETYTWGQWERTKAEKGDAAANAEQQEALAAGKLLIKDVIADNFLQQILLNPRDYSVIATLNLNGDYISDALAAIVGGIGIAPGANINYNTGHAVFEATHGTAPRFANTDTMNPSSVILSGVMMFEYMGWQEVADAIVKALSETIKAKTVTVDFYNLMEDATLVKTSEFADRMIEKL; encoded by the coding sequence ATGGCAAGTAAAATAACAAAGTCTCTGGATGGACCGCTACAGGTACCTGATCAGCCTATCATTCCATTTATTATTGGCGACGGTATAGGCCCTGACATTTGGCGTGCTTCGGTTCGGGTTTTTGATCGTGCGGTAGAAGTTGCGTATGGTGGTAAAAGGAAAATTGAATGGAAAGAGGTACTGGCTGGAGAGAAGGCATTTGATGAAACTGGAGCATGGTTGCCAGAAGAGACACTTGATGTACTGAAAGAATATCTAGTTGGTATTAAAGGACCGTTAACAACGCCGATAGGGGGTGGTATCCGTTCTCTAAATGTGGCCTTGCGTAAGGAATTAGATTTGTTTGTTTGCCAACGTCCTACAAAGTGGTATGAGGGTGTTCCATCACCTGTTAAGCATCCGGAATATGTTAATATGGTTATTTTTCGTGAAAATACGGAAGATATTTATGCAGGTATCGAATTTGCGTCGGGTACAGCAGATGCGACTAAAATTCAAGATTTTCTTCGTACTCAACTTCATGTCGATTATAATTTTTCGAATGATACGGGGGTGGGAATTAAATTGGTTTCGGAAAGAGGTTCTAAACGGCTTGTACGTGCAGCAATTGAACATGCTTTAGCGCATAAATTACCTTCTGTGACTTTGGTTCATAAAGGTAATATTATGAAGTTTACAGAGGGGGCTTTTAAAAATTGGGGTTATGAATTAGCAGAGACAGAATTTGCTAAGGAAACATATACCTGGGGTCAATGGGAACGGACTAAAGCGGAGAAAGGGGATGCTGCAGCTAATGCTGAGCAACAGGAAGCCCTGGCTGCTGGTAAGCTTTTGATCAAAGATGTCATTGCAGATAATTTTCTGCAACAGATTTTACTAAATCCGCGTGATTATTCTGTTATTGCTACATTGAATTTGAATGGCGATTATATTTCAGATGCCCTTGCTGCAATTGTTGGGGGGATTGGTATTGCTCCTGGAGCAAATATCAATTATAATACTGGACATGCTGTTTTTGAGGCAACGCATGGAACTGCACCCCGGTTTGCAAATACCGATACAATGAATCCTTCTTCAGTAATTTTAAGTGGTGTGATGATGTTCGAATATATGGGATGGCAAGAAGTGGCAGATGCTATAGTTAAAGCATTGAGCGAGACAATTAAAGCCAAAACTGTAACAGTTGATTTTTATAATTTAATGGAAGATGCCACGCTCGTGAAAACAAGTGAATTTGCGGATCGTATGATCGAAAAGTTATAA
- a CDS encoding cation:proton antiporter, which produces MNRNVLDHLSHAFEAPLKSPVLIFALVLFIILLSPILLRSIKVPGIIGLIISGVVIGPHGLNWLEKNSAVDLFSTIGLLYIMFIAGLELDMNEFKKTKHKSLWFGFFTFIIPIAIGFPVCFYLLDYGILASILISSMFATHTLVSYPIVNSYGISKNEAVAITIGGTILTDTAVLIILAVITGASQGNIGQEFWVTLGVSFAIFLFIMFGVIPRIAKWFFERIESEKTSHYIFILSIVFFAAFLSEIAGLEPIIGAFVAGLALNKLIPHSSALMNRIEFIGNAIFIPFFLISVGMIVDVSVLLRGPEALIVAATLTVVAILGKWGAAWMTQLVFKYSSGQRNVIFGLSSSHAAATLAVIMVGYKNEIIDENVLNGTILLILVTCIVATIVTEGASKKIVMDGDQDESHINIVKEHDEHILIPLANMENMKPLLDFATLMRSKKSHYPISIVSVVKDNEQAEKNMAIARKNLDNIVKYASGSETEVSIATTIDYNIPSGISRSAKEVMADCILLGWPSASNFVDKIVGEKSESILNRTSANVMMCQFKKPFITHNKIIVFAPPLAQSEFGFEYWVEKVLKLGQELTISVTFVCDKRTEEATKIFLEEIKNSVPVNYKIYDDWDHMQGLKSFREDNAFLFYVSSRYGEVSYRDSLDGLAKKLERIHQNENVVLVFPSRVDNQHIDEYEDVQAAPIFRKISKEIGNMFNKDK; this is translated from the coding sequence ATGAATAGAAACGTATTAGATCACTTATCGCATGCTTTCGAAGCACCTTTAAAAAGTCCAGTACTCATTTTCGCGCTCGTCTTATTTATCATTTTATTATCGCCCATTTTATTACGTTCAATTAAAGTTCCGGGCATTATAGGTTTGATTATTTCTGGTGTTGTCATTGGCCCGCATGGACTGAACTGGTTGGAGAAAAACTCTGCAGTGGACCTTTTCTCTACGATAGGTTTGCTTTATATTATGTTTATAGCTGGTCTGGAACTGGATATGAATGAGTTTAAAAAAACTAAGCATAAGAGTTTATGGTTCGGTTTTTTCACGTTTATTATTCCTATTGCTATCGGTTTCCCGGTCTGTTTTTATCTTTTGGATTATGGTATTTTAGCCAGCATTTTGATTTCCAGTATGTTTGCTACTCATACATTGGTTTCTTATCCGATTGTAAATAGTTATGGTATTTCTAAAAATGAAGCTGTAGCTATTACTATAGGTGGAACTATATTAACGGACACTGCTGTTCTGATTATTTTGGCAGTAATCACCGGAGCTTCGCAAGGGAATATCGGACAGGAATTTTGGGTTACTTTAGGTGTATCTTTCGCAATTTTCCTTTTTATCATGTTTGGTGTGATTCCTCGCATTGCGAAATGGTTTTTCGAACGTATTGAAAGTGAAAAAACTTCACATTATATTTTTATTTTATCAATTGTTTTCTTTGCCGCATTCTTGTCTGAAATCGCGGGGCTTGAACCAATTATTGGTGCTTTCGTTGCAGGATTAGCGTTGAATAAGTTAATTCCGCATTCGTCCGCCCTGATGAATCGTATTGAGTTTATTGGAAACGCGATCTTTATTCCGTTTTTCTTAATAAGCGTAGGTATGATCGTGGATGTCAGTGTGCTGCTACGCGGACCGGAGGCTTTAATTGTTGCGGCAACACTAACAGTTGTTGCCATCTTGGGTAAATGGGGAGCCGCATGGATGACCCAATTGGTTTTTAAGTATAGCTCAGGACAGCGAAATGTTATTTTTGGTTTGAGTAGTTCACACGCCGCAGCAACTCTTGCTGTGATCATGGTCGGGTATAAAAATGAGATTATCGATGAAAATGTGTTGAATGGTACAATCTTATTGATTTTGGTAACCTGTATTGTTGCAACTATTGTGACAGAAGGGGCATCGAAAAAAATAGTAATGGATGGAGATCAGGACGAAAGCCATATCAATATTGTGAAGGAACATGATGAACATATTCTGATACCATTAGCAAATATGGAAAACATGAAACCGCTTTTGGATTTTGCTACATTGATGCGAAGCAAAAAATCGCATTATCCAATAAGTATTGTTTCCGTTGTTAAGGATAATGAGCAAGCGGAAAAGAATATGGCCATAGCGCGTAAAAATTTGGATAATATTGTAAAATATGCCTCTGGTAGTGAAACCGAAGTAAGTATTGCTACTACGATTGATTATAATATTCCTAGTGGAATTAGCCGTAGTGCAAAAGAGGTGATGGCTGACTGTATTCTATTAGGATGGCCAAGTGCAAGTAATTTTGTAGATAAAATTGTTGGTGAGAAGTCTGAAAGTATTTTAAACCGTACTTCTGCAAATGTCATGATGTGCCAATTTAAGAAGCCTTTTATTACGCATAATAAAATTATTGTTTTCGCACCACCTTTGGCCCAATCCGAATTCGGATTTGAATATTGGGTAGAGAAAGTGCTTAAATTAGGACAGGAGCTTACAATTTCGGTCACTTTTGTGTGTGATAAACGTACTGAAGAGGCCACTAAAATATTTCTGGAAGAAATTAAAAATTCAGTTCCTGTTAATTATAAGATTTATGATGATTGGGATCATATGCAGGGGTTAAAGTCATTTAGAGAGGATAATGCATTTTTATTTTATGTTTCATCGCGTTATGGTGAGGTATCTTACCGTGATTCTTTAGATGGTTTGGCAAAGAAATTGGAACGTATTCATCAGAATGAAAATGTGGTCCTTGTATTTCCGAGTCGGGTAGACAATCAACATATTGATGAATATGAAGATGTGCAAGCGGCTCCGATCTTCAGAAAGATTAGTAAAGAAATTGGAAACATGTTCAATAAAGATAAATAA
- a CDS encoding ABC transporter permease, producing the protein MNFPYFLAKRITFLGKRTFSKLIVRITIGAIALAIAAIILSVGVLRGFKSEITAKQRGFFGDIMVLRYDLNNSYENSPIALDSIQWDSVKNHPNVVSVNSFATKPGIINVNDEVEGVLLKGVDISYDQNYLKKILVEGDTLNLKQKEGPGEQILISKYLANRLMLKVGDDFIMYFVQQPIRKRKFEIKGIYNSGSEELDKVYVIGSLDLIRKLNNLDSTAVGGYEVRIQDFSKLQQTTDELDDLVPMDMHAISIREQVPDIFQWLDLLDMNTTIIFILVTLVAIINMVSALLITILERTSMIGILKALGFHNNGVRRVFMYNALYLIGLGLLLGNFIGLGLYFFQDYTHFFKLDEQTYYISYVAVKLFWTDIILINVSLLIIGMLALFIPSLLITKISPIRAISFK; encoded by the coding sequence TTGAATTTTCCATACTTTTTAGCCAAGAGAATCACTTTTTTAGGAAAAAGAACTTTTTCCAAATTGATTGTGCGCATTACTATAGGAGCAATAGCTCTGGCAATTGCTGCAATTATTCTCTCTGTTGGTGTATTGCGAGGATTCAAATCGGAAATTACAGCCAAACAGCGTGGTTTTTTTGGTGATATCATGGTCTTGCGATACGATCTGAACAATTCCTATGAAAACTCACCCATTGCTTTAGATTCTATACAGTGGGATTCGGTTAAAAATCATCCAAATGTAGTTAGTGTAAATTCTTTTGCTACAAAACCTGGGATTATCAATGTTAACGATGAGGTGGAGGGAGTTTTATTAAAGGGTGTTGATATCAGCTATGATCAAAATTATTTAAAAAAGATATTGGTCGAGGGTGATACATTAAATCTAAAACAAAAAGAAGGACCGGGAGAACAAATTTTGATATCTAAGTATCTTGCCAATAGGTTGATGCTAAAGGTTGGTGATGATTTTATTATGTATTTCGTTCAACAGCCTATTCGTAAGCGAAAATTTGAGATTAAAGGAATTTATAACTCAGGTTCTGAAGAATTGGATAAGGTTTATGTAATAGGGTCTTTAGATTTAATTCGTAAACTTAATAATTTAGATAGTACAGCTGTGGGGGGGTATGAGGTTCGTATTCAAGATTTTTCAAAGCTACAACAAACAACTGATGAGCTTGATGATCTGGTCCCAATGGATATGCATGCTATAAGCATCCGTGAACAGGTGCCAGATATCTTTCAATGGTTAGATCTTCTGGACATGAATACTACTATTATTTTTATATTAGTGACTTTAGTTGCTATCATCAATATGGTCTCGGCTTTGCTGATTACTATTTTAGAGCGTACCTCTATGATCGGTATTTTAAAAGCACTTGGTTTTCATAATAATGGAGTTCGTCGTGTTTTTATGTATAATGCGCTCTATTTAATTGGTTTAGGTTTATTATTGGGTAACTTTATAGGCCTGGGTTTATATTTCTTTCAAGATTATACTCATTTTTTCAAATTAGATGAGCAAACCTATTACATCTCTTATGTAGCTGTCAAGTTGTTTTGGACGGATATCATTTTAATCAATGTTTCGCTATTAATCATTGGAATGTTAGCTTTGTTTATCCCTTCTCTATTGATCACTAAAATCAGCCCAATTCGCGCGATTTCTTTCAAATAA
- the fmt gene encoding methionyl-tRNA formyltransferase codes for MRIIFMGTPDFAVASLDALVQSGENIVAVITAPDKPAGRGQKLHQSAVKVYAEAHNIPVLQPVKLKDADFLEELRSYQADLQVVVAFRMLPEAVWKMPPYGTINVHASLLPQYRGAAPINHAIINGEEVTGVSTFLLQHEIDTGSILLSKEVTIAPDDNAGILHDKLMHTGAEILLKTIAGLKKNTLTPKAQSNLLAESELKHAPKIFKENCQIDWKKDVDSIYNLIRGLSPYPAAFTSLDNKVLKLYTVSKEYATPDIAQGDYKTDGKTYLKFAGNNGYISVKQLQIEGKKKMEIIDFLRGYRF; via the coding sequence ATGCGCATCATATTCATGGGAACCCCGGACTTTGCCGTCGCTTCATTAGATGCACTTGTGCAATCTGGTGAAAATATTGTAGCTGTCATAACAGCACCTGACAAACCAGCAGGTCGAGGACAAAAACTTCATCAATCTGCAGTCAAAGTATATGCTGAAGCTCATAATATACCCGTATTACAACCTGTCAAATTAAAGGATGCTGATTTTCTAGAAGAATTGCGATCTTACCAAGCAGATTTACAAGTAGTCGTAGCATTCCGAATGCTACCAGAAGCTGTCTGGAAAATGCCTCCTTACGGCACGATCAATGTCCATGCATCGTTATTACCTCAGTATCGTGGCGCAGCACCAATTAACCATGCCATCATCAACGGGGAAGAAGTTACTGGAGTATCCACATTTTTATTGCAACATGAAATTGATACAGGAAGTATTTTACTATCTAAAGAAGTTACAATTGCACCAGATGACAATGCCGGAATTTTGCATGATAAACTGATGCATACAGGAGCTGAAATACTGCTCAAAACTATAGCAGGTTTAAAAAAAAATACACTTACACCAAAAGCACAGAGCAACTTATTAGCGGAAAGTGAATTAAAACATGCGCCTAAAATATTTAAAGAAAACTGCCAAATTGACTGGAAAAAGGATGTCGACAGCATTTATAACTTGATTCGTGGCCTAAGCCCCTATCCAGCAGCCTTTACCAGCCTAGATAATAAAGTATTAAAACTATATACAGTATCCAAAGAATATGCAACCCCAGATATTGCACAGGGAGATTATAAAACGGATGGAAAAACTTATCTTAAATTTGCAGGCAATAACGGCTATATCAGCGTAAAGCAATTACAGATTGAAGGTAAGAAAAAAATGGAAATCATTGACTTCTTAAGAGGGTACCGCTTTTAG
- a CDS encoding helix-turn-helix domain-containing protein: MPIIIHLDKVMRDRKMSLNELSARVGITLSNLSIIKNQKAKALRLDTLASICHALHCQPADIMEYVADTAEVTKEEEQSD; encoded by the coding sequence ATGCCAATTATTATACATTTAGACAAAGTAATGCGCGATCGCAAAATGTCATTGAATGAGCTTAGTGCTAGGGTAGGCATCACACTGTCAAACCTTTCGATTATTAAAAATCAAAAAGCCAAAGCATTGCGTTTGGATACTTTGGCTTCTATCTGTCATGCATTGCATTGCCAGCCAGCAGATATCATGGAATATGTCGCGGATACGGCTGAGGTAACGAAAGAGGAGGAGCAAAGCGACTAA
- a CDS encoding RNA polymerase sigma factor RpoD/SigA — protein MRQLKITQSITNRESQSLDKYLHEIGKVDLITAEEEVELAQRIREGDQVALEKLTKTNLRFVVSVAKQYQNQGLTLGDLINEGNLGLIKAAKRFDETKGFKFISYAVWWIRQSILQAIAEQSRIVRLPLNQVGSLSKISKAFSKLEQEYEREPSPEELADILETTVDKVSDTLSNSGRHVSMDAPFVQGEENTLLDVLENHDPDTDSSLIDESLSEEIRRSLSTLTEREREIIVLFFGLGSNHQLSLEEIGEKFNLTRERVRQIKDKALQRLRHTSRSKILKSYLG, from the coding sequence ATGAGACAGCTCAAAATTACACAATCGATTACCAATCGTGAGTCACAGTCGTTAGACAAGTACTTACACGAAATTGGTAAAGTAGACTTAATTACAGCAGAAGAAGAAGTTGAATTAGCACAACGTATTCGCGAAGGTGACCAAGTTGCCTTGGAGAAATTGACTAAAACCAACTTGCGTTTCGTCGTATCTGTAGCAAAACAATATCAGAATCAAGGATTAACCTTAGGTGATTTAATCAACGAAGGTAACTTGGGCTTAATAAAAGCAGCTAAGCGTTTTGACGAAACAAAAGGTTTTAAATTTATCTCGTATGCGGTATGGTGGATTCGTCAATCAATCCTTCAAGCTATTGCAGAGCAATCTCGTATTGTGCGTTTACCTTTGAACCAGGTCGGTTCATTAAGTAAAATTAGTAAAGCATTCTCTAAATTAGAACAAGAGTATGAACGCGAGCCTTCACCAGAAGAATTAGCAGACATCCTTGAAACAACAGTCGATAAAGTTTCGGATACATTAAGTAACTCTGGAAGACATGTCTCTATGGACGCACCATTCGTGCAAGGGGAAGAAAATACCCTATTAGACGTATTAGAGAATCATGATCCAGATACAGATAGTTCCCTTATCGATGAATCTTTATCTGAGGAAATCAGACGTTCACTGTCAACGCTGACAGAGCGTGAAAGAGAAATAATTGTATTATTTTTCGGACTTGGATCAAACCACCAGTTATCCTTAGAAGAAATCGGTGAAAAATTCAATCTTACCCGCGAACGTGTCCGCCAGATCAAAGACAAAGCTTTACAACGCTTACGTCATACATCTCGTAGCAAGATCTTAAAATCTTATTTAGGTTAA
- a CDS encoding sensor histidine kinase gives MESQTIITILITGIIVSKIIIGFLLYELIRKNRILKREKVKLLGTNIALEEQADQIKKYNEELKASELFKIKVLSIASHDLRTPFISMSMLLNAVDLSLMSKLDMEQVLMQLGSELSHSQNMLDEVLLWAESQLRDNLENKETFNISQQIQHVLLLFQKDLMSNNISLEESLPKDVYLYMSRDIFSFVIRNIVSNAVKFCKYAGKITLGVSEIKGDELLLYIENEGINMPESTVEKLNNRNSWDHRKAVNGTGAGLGVSLCKDLLQRVGGKIYFENISNVGTIVFISFPIHTITALDDEIINKENSNFMNGFKEQN, from the coding sequence ATGGAAAGTCAAACAATTATTACAATTCTGATAACCGGGATTATTGTGAGTAAAATTATTATCGGATTTTTACTCTATGAATTGATTCGGAAAAATCGCATTTTAAAGCGGGAAAAAGTCAAACTTTTAGGTACTAATATAGCACTCGAAGAGCAGGCTGATCAAATTAAAAAGTATAATGAAGAATTGAAGGCTTCCGAACTTTTTAAGATCAAGGTATTGTCAATTGCTTCACACGATTTAAGAACTCCTTTTATTTCAATGAGTATGTTGTTGAATGCCGTTGACTTATCGCTTATGTCAAAACTTGATATGGAACAAGTTTTAATGCAATTAGGATCAGAACTCTCTCATTCACAAAATATGTTGGATGAGGTGCTTTTATGGGCAGAATCTCAGCTCCGTGATAACTTAGAAAACAAGGAAACGTTTAATATTTCTCAACAGATTCAGCATGTCTTGTTGTTATTTCAAAAAGATTTAATGTCAAATAATATTTCTTTAGAAGAGAGTCTTCCTAAAGATGTTTATTTGTATATGAGCAGGGATATATTTTCTTTTGTCATTAGGAACATTGTTAGTAATGCCGTCAAGTTTTGTAAATATGCCGGTAAAATTACTTTAGGGGTTTCGGAGATCAAAGGAGATGAATTGTTGTTATATATAGAAAATGAAGGAATAAATATGCCAGAATCGACTGTTGAAAAGCTTAATAATAGAAACAGTTGGGATCATAGAAAAGCTGTTAATGGTACAGGGGCAGGACTTGGGGTTTCATTATGTAAGGATCTTCTCCAACGGGTAGGAGGTAAAATTTATTTTGAAAACATCAGTAATGTTGGGACGATTGTTTTTATTTCTTTTCCAATACACACGATTACTGCTCTTGATGATGAAATTATAAATAAAGAAAATAGCAACTTTATGAATGGTTTTAAAGAACAAAATTAG
- a CDS encoding RagB/SusD family nutrient uptake outer membrane protein, protein MKTIFYTLIALLVTVASCKNVLDIEDLNSLDESKVWNDPNLVNAYITNLYPMFGNWNASADANSEQLMGISFPLDAITVNNAAYKSWDYTTIRRINTAIQKVTESAALNADVKNAILGQALFMRAYMYFNMVRYHGGVPYITVPQDLEKDDLETPRNTTKECFDLMIKDLDQAIALLPPMIAKSSGDYGRIDGNFALSFKAKVLLYKASPQFNPTNPYNNVYWAEAHAANKAAYDKLKADGYNLTPDYANIALQEKGSEVVFAVINSYPNKVASWDNGVRPGSESRGAAGAVPTWDFVKSFPMKDGKTFSDPTGKYFKTNEQFLQSYWENRDPRFDKSIVWNGKIYEVSGKSGKRQYTSVGIAADLDNFGINPKAKTPSENLNRYSGFFILKNSKLSLKQTEVETQYDVDFVLMRFAEVMINYAETANETGDFNTALTILKQIRMRAGIEAGSDGNYGITAIDRTQMRDAILAERNIEFCFEGHRFWDLRRTRKLNILNNTTKYGVEAIAILSNGAEMDLDEAANLAKTYQLKENQFKYSVLQVPNTGNKVNLVPDTYYFFPLAQSVIDKNPKISQNKDWGGTFNPTLE, encoded by the coding sequence ATGAAAACGATATTTTATACCCTAATAGCACTTTTAGTTACAGTAGCGTCTTGTAAAAATGTGTTAGATATTGAAGATCTTAATTCACTTGACGAAAGCAAGGTATGGAACGATCCGAATCTTGTGAATGCCTATATAACGAATCTTTATCCCATGTTTGGAAATTGGAATGCTTCAGCGGATGCCAATTCAGAGCAGTTAATGGGCATATCTTTTCCTTTGGATGCTATCACAGTTAACAATGCCGCTTATAAATCTTGGGATTATACCACTATCCGTAGAATTAATACTGCAATTCAAAAAGTAACCGAAAGTGCAGCATTAAATGCAGATGTAAAAAATGCTATTCTTGGGCAAGCTTTATTTATGAGAGCATATATGTATTTTAATATGGTTCGATATCATGGTGGTGTACCCTATATTACTGTACCGCAGGATTTGGAGAAAGATGATTTAGAAACACCTCGTAACACAACGAAGGAATGTTTTGATTTAATGATAAAAGATCTAGATCAGGCAATTGCCTTATTGCCGCCTATGATTGCCAAAAGTTCAGGAGATTATGGTAGAATCGATGGGAATTTTGCTCTATCTTTTAAAGCTAAAGTTTTATTGTACAAGGCTTCCCCTCAATTTAATCCAACTAACCCTTATAATAATGTGTATTGGGCAGAAGCGCATGCTGCAAATAAAGCTGCCTATGATAAGTTAAAGGCTGATGGATATAATTTGACTCCAGACTATGCTAACATTGCTTTGCAGGAGAAGGGATCTGAAGTTGTTTTTGCTGTAATCAATTCGTATCCGAATAAAGTGGCGAGTTGGGATAATGGAGTGCGCCCGGGTTCTGAAAGTAGAGGCGCAGCAGGTGCAGTTCCAACATGGGATTTTGTCAAGTCATTTCCCATGAAAGATGGTAAAACTTTCTCAGATCCGACAGGAAAGTATTTTAAAACGAATGAGCAGTTTTTACAATCTTATTGGGAAAATAGAGATCCTCGGTTCGACAAATCTATTGTATGGAATGGCAAGATTTACGAAGTTTCTGGGAAATCAGGGAAACGTCAATATACCTCTGTGGGTATAGCCGCAGATCTGGATAACTTTGGTATTAATCCTAAGGCTAAAACACCATCAGAAAATCTGAATCGATATAGTGGATTTTTTATACTTAAAAATTCAAAGTTATCGCTGAAGCAAACAGAAGTAGAAACTCAATATGATGTGGATTTTGTACTGATGAGATTTGCGGAGGTTATGATCAACTATGCTGAAACTGCAAACGAAACCGGGGATTTTAATACCGCATTAACCATTCTAAAACAGATCAGGATGCGTGCAGGTATTGAAGCAGGAAGTGACGGAAATTACGGTATTACCGCTATTGACCGTACTCAGATGAGAGATGCAATTTTGGCAGAACGGAATATTGAGTTTTGTTTTGAAGGACACCGTTTCTGGGATCTGAGAAGAACTCGAAAATTGAATATACTTAATAATACGACCAAATATGGTGTAGAGGCTATTGCTATTCTTAGTAATGGAGCTGAAATGGATTTGGATGAGGCTGCAAATCTTGCCAAAACTTATCAGCTTAAGGAAAATCAGTTTAAATACAGTGTTTTACAAGTTCCAAATACGGGAAATAAAGTAAATCTTGTACCCGATACTTATTACTTTTTTCCATTAGCTCAATCTGTGATTGATAAAAATCCTAAAATATCACAGAATAAGGATTGGGGTGGAACTTTTAATCCGACACTAGAATAA